One window of the Hyperolius riggenbachi isolate aHypRig1 chromosome 5, aHypRig1.pri, whole genome shotgun sequence genome contains the following:
- the DCLK3 gene encoding serine/threonine-protein kinase DCLK3, with amino-acid sequence MGWRKRQNVTEELSNLITTVLPTKLVKPCLNKLLGRQTDFPHLYNVNPRSTERRKHQVTCPPIGNTVLGKPLNGINIYTSPYFHSRNGFHTIHSENSPVKPKIVTVVKPGNHPPKKITLLLNRRSVQTFEQLIADISEALGFPRWKNDRVRKLYNLKGKEIRSVSDFFRADDTFIALGKEPLTLKCIETVFRELYPDVTLRQNTDHYEKLKYKLNDKGQTVDSGYEDTDLANKCRDAASPTLTHKHGKEHIKQKTEATKKTKKHEKVKRSQEYLSGKMKKLDLCHCKPGKTITASWDYAAHCESSKEYKLKHRLYTEFENDTLLNVDTLKELCIKLPVCGNCKSGKLTLKCKNCHHKCKEFKTDFNEAEETMHSSMEQYETMYCPHSRIHNENHDMHRNQHLNSKHQRERSKWCREHSNSKTVKHSKRLIEDFLEDTKKNIQIKDRAVVDNESNSKKDIVSNIDSKEQNGDGGLPGKENEKDVFRFYRSCSMKNHLDIERDYEIGRTIGDGNFAVVKECKFLKTCQEYAMKIVNKDKLIGKEDIVKNEVRIIRMLSHPNIVKFIDHFETEKEIYLILEYIKGGDLFDAITKSIKFTEHDAALMLTDLCKALVYIHSKNIVHRDLKPENLLVQHNLDGSKTLKLADFGLAVHVAAPIFTVCGTPTYVAPEILSEKGYGLEVDLWATGVILYVLLCGFPPFRSPERNHEELFQIIQHGEYEFLSPYWNNISDEAKDLISRLLVLSPLERLTARSVLKHKWVRSSRQMNSRNLQREVTMNIERHFRNRLWKQGTNSEL; translated from the exons GACGTCAAACCGACTTTCCTCATTTATATAATGTAAACCCAAGGTCCACCGAGAGGAGAAAGCACCAGGTCACATGTCCACCTATAGGCAACACAGTGCTTGGGAAGCCACTCAATGGAATAAATATTTATACTTCTCCATATTTTCACTCCCGAAATGGTTTTCACACGATTCATTCCGAAAACAGTCCAGTGAAACCAAAAATTGTGACTGTAGTAAAACCAGGAAATCACCCTCCAAAGAAGATAACTTTGCTTCTTAACAGAAGATCAGTCCAAACCTTTGAACAGCTAATTGCTGATATATCAGAAGCCCTGGGATTTCCAAGGTGGAAAAACGATCGTGTAAGAAAACTGTATAACCTCAAAGGCAAAGAAATCCGCAGTGTGTCTGATTTCTTCCGTGCAGATGACACTTTTATTGCTTTAGGGAAGGAACCGCTCACCCTGAAATGCATTGAAACTGTGTTTAGAGAACTTTACCCTGATGTAACTTTAAGGCAAAACACAGATCATTATGAAAAGCTTAAATACAAACTAAATGATAAAGGTCAAACCGTAGATAGTGGCTATGAAGATACAGATCTGGCTAACAAGTGCAGAGACGCTGCATCACCCACATTGACACACAAACATGGCAAAGAACACAtcaaacaaaagacagaggcaacAAAGAAAACTAAAAAACATGAAAAAGTCAAAAGAAGTCAAGAATATTTGTCTGGGAAAATGAAAAAACTTGATCTTTGTCACTGCAAACCAGGTAAAACGATAACAGCAAGTTGGGATTATGCTGCCCATTGTGAGTCAAGCAAAGAATATAAACTTAAACACAGGCTTTATACTGAATTCGAGAATGATACACTATTGAATGTAGATACATTGAAGGAACTGTGTATAAAACTGCCAGTGTGTGGCAACTGTAAGTCTGGAAAGCTAACACTAAAATGTAAAAATTGCCATCATAAATGTAAAGAATTCAAAACTGACTtcaatgaagcagaggagaccatgcacagtagcatggagcaatACGAGACAATGTACTGTCCACATTCCAGAATACACAATGAAAACCATGACATGCACAGGAACCAGCACTTAAACAGTAAACACCAAAGAGAAAGGTCAAAGTGGTGTAGGGAGCATTCTaacagtaaaacagtaaaacaCAGCAAAAGGCTAATTGAGGATTTCCTGGAAGACACAAAGAAAAACATCCAAATAAAAGACAGAGCTGTCGTTGATAATGAATCCAACAGTAAAAAAGATATTGTAAGCAATATTGACTCAAAGGAACAAAATGGTGATGGTGGACTACCGGGAAAAGAAAATGAAAAGGATGTTTTTCGATTTTACAGATCTTGCAGTATGAAAAACCATCTCGATATTGAACGAGATTATGAAATTGGCAGGACTATTGGCGATGGAAACTTTGCAGTTGTCAAAGAGTGTAAATTTCTGAAAACTTGTCAGGAGTACGCCATGAAAATTGTTAATAAAGATAAACTAATAGGGAAAGAAGATATTGTTAAAAATGAAGTTAGGATAATTAGAATGCTTTCCCACCCAAATATTGTAAAATTCATAGATCATTTTGAGACTGAAAAGGAAATTTATTTGATATTGGAATACATTAAAGGAGGGGACTTATTTGATGCCATTACTAAAAGCATAAAATttacagaacatgatgcagccctTATGCTGACTGACCTGTGTAAAGCTTTAGTATATATCCACAGCAAGAATATTGTGCACAGAGACCTCAAGCCTGAAAACTTGTTG GTGCAACACAATCTGGATGGATCTAAAACCCTCAAGCTGGCAGATTTTGGACTTGCTGTACATGTCGCAGCTCCTATATTCACAGTGTGTGGAACTCCAACATACGTGGCCCCTGAAATACTATCAGAAAAAG GATATGGCTTAGAAGTAGACTTGTGGGCAACTGGAGTTATCCTGTATGTATTACTATGCGGATTTCCTCCTTTCCGAAGTCCGGAACGCAATCATGAGGAACTGTTCCAGATAATCCAACATGGAGAATATGAATTCTTATCACCTTACTGGAATAACATCTCAGATG AAGCTAAAGATTTGATCAGCAGATTGCTTGTGCTTAGCCCTTTGGAGAGGCTTACTGCCAGATCAGTTCTAAAACACAAGTGGGTCAGATCAAGTAGACAAATGAACAGCCGCAACCTTCAGAGAGAGGTCACCATGAACATTGAACGCCATTTCCGCAACCGACTGTGGAAACAGGGCACAAATAGTGAATTGTAA